A single region of the Nocardioides ochotonae genome encodes:
- a CDS encoding FAD-dependent oxidoreductase, with the protein MSDNEEQIPVLVVGAGLSGLSTALTCALNGRPAIVLEAAELVGGAAAYSGGQVWCGDNHVARREGIEGDSKALTETYIRDVASHLAPEVLDEQALLRWIDVSPRAMQYFEDHDAIRWTVIPGLADYHNEAKGALPQGRYLTNEVVDGSVLGEWRDKLRYSPYFPVGRTYRELLEKGRRATYVDESGEERSATKRSHAGLPAFGLSDGTEFEKVAGSDPLTYGTGVVAGFLARAAAHELVDIRTEHRVVELLTEDGVVVGVRADTPDGTAELRGPVVLATSTYDWDPELVHEILGLTEENWGSVAPESLRGDGIRLARQVGAQIARIPANATPILPGWRSQVGTGFGYGPEYAMPHSMIVDRHGNRYCNDSYWVDICRRTLDPDDTHLPFFLVWDDQHRVKYGLAATPPGGDYPEGWVQSADTLEELGDLLGIDGEQLARTAERFSEFAERGEDPDWGRGTVDYVNKFAGDPDNTPSPVLGPIVQAPFHGIRLRFVGTGIGTSGVRIDGDGHVLDEGGKPVPGLHAAGSVAALTTTGTAYNSGIALGRGLTLAYLVGHELSGDPIA; encoded by the coding sequence GTGTCGGACAACGAAGAGCAGATCCCCGTGCTCGTGGTCGGAGCGGGCCTGTCGGGCCTCTCCACCGCGCTGACCTGCGCCCTCAACGGGCGTCCGGCGATCGTGCTGGAGGCCGCCGAGCTTGTCGGTGGCGCCGCCGCCTACTCCGGCGGCCAGGTCTGGTGCGGCGACAACCACGTGGCCCGCCGCGAGGGGATCGAGGGTGACTCCAAGGCGCTGACCGAGACCTACATCCGCGACGTCGCCTCCCACCTGGCACCGGAGGTCCTGGACGAGCAGGCCCTGCTGCGCTGGATCGACGTCTCGCCGCGGGCGATGCAGTACTTCGAGGATCACGACGCGATCCGGTGGACGGTGATCCCCGGCCTCGCCGACTACCACAACGAGGCCAAGGGCGCGCTGCCCCAGGGGCGCTACCTCACCAACGAGGTGGTCGACGGGAGCGTGCTCGGTGAGTGGCGCGACAAGCTCCGCTACAGCCCCTACTTCCCGGTGGGTCGCACCTACCGCGAGCTGCTGGAGAAGGGGCGTCGGGCGACGTACGTCGACGAGTCCGGCGAGGAGAGGTCGGCCACGAAGCGGTCCCACGCGGGCCTCCCCGCCTTCGGCCTCTCCGACGGCACCGAGTTCGAGAAGGTCGCCGGGTCCGACCCGCTCACCTATGGCACCGGCGTCGTCGCGGGCTTCCTGGCCCGGGCGGCCGCCCACGAGCTGGTCGACATCCGCACCGAGCACCGGGTTGTCGAGCTGCTCACCGAGGACGGCGTCGTCGTCGGCGTGCGGGCCGACACCCCCGACGGCACCGCCGAGCTGCGCGGCCCCGTGGTGCTGGCCACCAGCACCTACGACTGGGACCCCGAGCTGGTCCACGAGATCCTCGGGCTCACCGAGGAGAACTGGGGATCGGTCGCCCCGGAGTCCCTGCGCGGCGACGGGATCAGGCTGGCCCGCCAGGTCGGCGCACAGATCGCCAGGATCCCGGCCAACGCCACGCCGATCCTGCCCGGGTGGCGCTCGCAGGTCGGCACTGGCTTCGGCTACGGACCGGAGTACGCGATGCCGCACTCGATGATCGTCGACCGGCACGGCAACCGCTACTGCAACGACTCCTACTGGGTCGACATCTGCCGGCGCACGCTCGACCCGGACGACACGCACCTGCCGTTCTTCCTGGTCTGGGACGACCAGCACCGGGTCAAGTACGGCCTGGCTGCCACGCCGCCCGGCGGGGACTACCCCGAGGGCTGGGTGCAGTCGGCCGACACCCTCGAGGAGCTGGGCGACCTGCTGGGCATCGACGGCGAGCAGCTCGCCCGGACCGCAGAGCGGTTCAGCGAGTTCGCCGAGCGGGGTGAGGACCCCGACTGGGGCCGCGGCACGGTCGACTACGTCAACAAGTTCGCCGGGGACCCCGACAACACGCCCAGCCCCGTCCTCGGACCGATCGTCCAAGCCCCGTTCCACGGCATCCGGCTCCGCTTCGTCGGCACGGGGATCGGCACCTCGGGTGTCCGGATCGACGGGGACGGACACGTCCTGGACGAAGGCGGGAAGCCGGTGCCCGGCCTCCATGCCGCGGGCTCGGTGGCGGCACTCACCACCACCGGGACCGCCTACAACTCGGGAATCGCGCTCGGGCGCGGACTGACGCTGGCCTACCTGGTCGGTCACGAGCTGTCCGGCGATCCGATCGCCTGA
- a CDS encoding nuclear transport factor 2 family protein: MSKAQAPDVGASVQQLLDREQLRDLVVRYALAVDDHDLDLLRTMFHPDAVFDRDGHLARGWEEIGETLGASMAGFRRMLHTPHAAVVQLTGPDVASGASSGHAELVTRRGVVVAAYRYADEFARLDGRWVFTRRAVRFLYATSALEYAATLPEPDRVRFPGEEPRESQVRPNDAHGY, translated from the coding sequence GTGAGCAAGGCACAGGCGCCGGACGTCGGCGCCTCGGTGCAGCAGCTGCTCGACCGGGAGCAGCTGCGCGACCTGGTGGTGCGCTACGCGCTCGCCGTGGACGACCACGACCTCGACCTGCTGCGCACGATGTTCCACCCCGACGCGGTCTTCGACCGCGACGGGCACCTGGCGCGCGGGTGGGAGGAGATCGGGGAGACGCTGGGCGCCTCGATGGCCGGGTTCCGCCGGATGCTGCACACCCCGCACGCGGCGGTCGTGCAGCTCACCGGGCCGGACGTGGCGTCCGGAGCCTCGAGCGGGCATGCCGAGCTGGTGACGCGTCGCGGCGTGGTGGTCGCGGCGTACCGCTACGCGGACGAGTTCGCTCGCCTCGACGGGCGTTGGGTGTTCACCCGTCGGGCCGTTCGCTTCCTCTATGCCACCTCGGCCCTCGAGTACGCCGCCACCCTGCCGGAGCCGGACCGGGTGCGGTTCCCGGGGGAGGAGCCGAGGGAGTCCCAGGTCCGGCCAAATGATGCGCACGGATATTGA
- a CDS encoding AMP-binding protein: MTAASLGRATTSEPGITRVPSIGDWLADVAADPARQGAEIVVESERLDARRLDRDASCVAAGLLSLGLAPGDRVAVLTPASGASLQAWFGIARAGLVEVPLNPAAGSVVLAHCLAQARARAVICAPDLVPLLAEALPGSSVEHLVLLAGEQGERLDGLPEGLCTTPFAEVLAADAVALPPVDPGQTAVILYTSGTTGPPKGVRLSHRANVNLARHTVELMGYTAQDRLYSVFPLYHSNARYCSVMAGLEAGARVLLHRRFTASRFWDICREHGITAFNYQGAMVSILHKQPARPDDRANPVRVAFGAPCPAEIFAAFEERFDVRLTEIYGSTEVSLVCEMPPERRRIGTAGQESPLYQVAVVDELDRPVPAGTPGQVVARPKNPGWMFDGYDHNAEASVEAWRNLWFHTGDRGVLDADGYLTFLDRMKDTVRRRGENISTWEVERVLTDHPDVAQVAAYGVDSDLSEEEVMVAVVPAPGTAPSPASLVEHCRGRLTAFAVPRFIRTVDALPLTPSQRVEKYKLRAEGATPDTYDRENP; the protein is encoded by the coding sequence ATGACCGCGGCGAGCCTGGGCCGCGCCACCACGAGCGAGCCCGGCATCACGAGAGTGCCCAGCATCGGGGACTGGTTGGCCGACGTGGCCGCCGACCCCGCGAGGCAGGGCGCCGAGATCGTCGTCGAGTCCGAGCGGCTCGACGCGCGACGCCTCGACCGGGACGCTTCCTGCGTCGCCGCCGGGCTCCTGTCCCTCGGGCTCGCGCCGGGGGACCGGGTCGCCGTGCTGACTCCCGCGAGCGGCGCGTCGCTGCAGGCGTGGTTCGGGATCGCCCGGGCCGGCCTGGTCGAGGTGCCGCTCAACCCCGCGGCCGGGTCGGTGGTCCTCGCCCACTGCCTGGCCCAGGCGCGGGCTCGTGCGGTGATCTGCGCGCCCGACCTGGTGCCGTTGCTCGCCGAGGCGCTTCCCGGGTCCTCGGTGGAGCACCTCGTGCTGCTGGCCGGTGAGCAGGGGGAGCGCCTCGACGGGTTGCCCGAGGGGCTGTGCACCACCCCGTTCGCCGAGGTGCTCGCCGCCGACGCCGTGGCCCTGCCGCCCGTCGATCCCGGCCAGACCGCGGTGATCCTCTACACCTCCGGCACCACGGGGCCGCCGAAGGGCGTGCGGCTCTCGCACCGCGCCAACGTCAACCTCGCCCGGCACACGGTGGAGCTGATGGGCTACACCGCGCAGGACCGCCTCTACAGCGTCTTTCCGCTCTACCACTCCAATGCCCGCTACTGCTCGGTGATGGCTGGTCTCGAGGCCGGCGCCCGGGTGCTGCTGCACCGCCGGTTCACCGCCTCGCGGTTCTGGGACATCTGCCGCGAGCACGGGATCACCGCATTCAACTACCAGGGCGCGATGGTCAGCATCCTGCACAAGCAGCCGGCCCGTCCCGACGACCGGGCCAACCCCGTCCGGGTCGCGTTCGGTGCGCCCTGCCCAGCGGAGATCTTTGCCGCCTTCGAGGAGCGCTTCGACGTACGCCTGACCGAGATCTACGGCAGTACGGAGGTCTCCCTCGTCTGCGAGATGCCGCCCGAGCGGCGGCGGATCGGCACCGCTGGGCAGGAGTCCCCGCTCTACCAGGTCGCCGTGGTCGACGAGCTGGACCGACCGGTGCCGGCCGGCACCCCCGGACAGGTCGTCGCCCGGCCGAAGAACCCCGGCTGGATGTTCGACGGTTACGACCACAACGCCGAAGCGAGCGTCGAGGCGTGGCGCAACCTGTGGTTCCACACCGGCGACCGCGGCGTCCTGGATGCCGACGGCTACCTGACGTTCCTGGACCGGATGAAGGACACCGTCCGGCGCCGCGGCGAGAACATCTCGACCTGGGAGGTCGAACGGGTCCTCACCGACCATCCCGACGTGGCCCAGGTGGCGGCGTACGGCGTCGACTCCGACCTCTCCGAGGAGGAGGTGATGGTCGCGGTGGTCCCGGCTCCGGGTACCGCCCCCTCCCCGGCGTCCCTGGTCGAGCACTGCCGGGGGCGGCTCACCGCCTTCGCGGTGCCGAGGTTCATCCGCACCGTCGACGCGCTGCCGCTCACCCCGAGCCAGCGGGTGGAGAAGTACAAGCTGCGTGCCGAGGGAGCAACCCCGGACACCTACGACCGGGAGAACCCATGA
- a CDS encoding ABC transporter substrate-binding protein encodes MAGVAMATVCGTAACGSGGDSAGDGGDGTIKIAQVQDQTGPVAYAGLGASEGAELAIEEIEEQGFLGDDVKIELEKYDTAGEIERASSEMNKAMADRDVDAVLGPVSTQQAATVAPLVGRSKVPTIFTQAGGEGVVVNDYTFRVTPPMESYYASVMDFLEEEGVKTASVLYNATFPTFALLGEDDVPAMAEERGIEIVQSLPVQMTTQDFSGQAQQVAKEGADALVMLLIAPQSVTALGQLNDAGYDGQVVATSVQAAGNIEAAGDNANGLVYPVPFSVAMEDKESDAFTKAFQKKFDKEPDPYAADGYDAVWWIARAVEASGDSSREGIRKGLEEIAGDGFTGAMGDLTFDGNDARIDGVLVRWQNGKETLLK; translated from the coding sequence GTGGCCGGAGTGGCCATGGCGACGGTGTGCGGCACGGCTGCCTGCGGCAGCGGCGGCGACAGCGCCGGCGACGGCGGTGACGGCACGATCAAGATCGCGCAGGTGCAGGACCAGACCGGGCCGGTCGCCTACGCGGGTCTGGGTGCCTCGGAGGGTGCCGAGCTGGCGATCGAGGAGATCGAGGAGCAGGGATTCCTCGGTGACGACGTGAAGATCGAGCTGGAGAAGTACGACACCGCCGGCGAGATCGAGCGCGCCTCGAGCGAGATGAACAAGGCGATGGCCGACCGGGACGTCGACGCCGTCCTCGGCCCGGTCTCCACCCAGCAGGCCGCCACCGTGGCCCCGCTGGTGGGCCGCAGCAAGGTGCCGACGATCTTCACCCAGGCCGGCGGCGAGGGAGTGGTGGTCAACGACTACACCTTCCGCGTCACCCCGCCGATGGAGTCCTACTACGCCTCGGTGATGGACTTCCTGGAGGAGGAGGGCGTCAAGACCGCCTCCGTCCTCTACAACGCCACGTTCCCGACCTTCGCGCTGCTCGGCGAGGACGACGTGCCGGCGATGGCTGAGGAGCGGGGCATCGAGATCGTGCAGTCGCTCCCCGTCCAGATGACCACGCAGGACTTCTCCGGTCAGGCGCAGCAGGTCGCCAAGGAGGGCGCCGACGCCCTGGTCATGCTGCTCATCGCCCCGCAGTCGGTGACCGCCCTGGGGCAGCTCAACGACGCTGGCTACGACGGGCAGGTCGTGGCCACCTCGGTGCAGGCGGCCGGCAACATCGAGGCCGCCGGCGACAACGCCAACGGCCTGGTCTATCCGGTGCCGTTCTCCGTGGCGATGGAGGACAAGGAGTCCGACGCGTTCACCAAGGCGTTCCAGAAGAAGTTCGACAAGGAGCCCGACCCGTACGCCGCAGACGGCTACGACGCCGTGTGGTGGATCGCCCGGGCCGTCGAGGCCTCCGGCGACTCCTCGCGCGAGGGCATCCGCAAGGGTCTCGAGGAGATTGCGGGCGACGGCTTCACAGGCGCCATGGGCGACCTGACCTTCGACGGCAACGATGCCCGGATCGACGGCGTCCTGGTGCGCTGGCAGAACGGCAAGGAGACGCTCCTCAAGTGA
- a CDS encoding MaoC family dehydratase, with the protein MSTAADVGPGTTIPSLELVVDPEKMKVMTALLADPNPIHFDTRALAALGMDERPVNQGPLNMGYLQTMLARWAGGRDRLLSFRVRFQGNVLAGDRVRAQGQVVEVRETERGRVATCEISLEVVGGAVALSGTADVLLEETG; encoded by the coding sequence ATGAGCACGGCAGCGGACGTTGGTCCGGGCACCACGATCCCGTCCCTGGAGCTGGTCGTCGATCCGGAGAAGATGAAGGTGATGACGGCGCTGCTCGCCGACCCCAATCCGATCCACTTCGACACCCGTGCGCTGGCCGCGCTCGGCATGGACGAGCGGCCGGTCAACCAAGGCCCGCTCAACATGGGCTACCTGCAGACGATGCTCGCCCGTTGGGCCGGCGGCCGGGACCGGCTCCTCTCGTTCCGGGTCCGCTTCCAGGGCAACGTCCTGGCCGGTGATCGGGTGCGTGCGCAGGGCCAGGTCGTCGAGGTGCGGGAGACCGAGCGCGGCCGGGTGGCCACCTGCGAGATCAGCCTGGAGGTCGTCGGCGGTGCCGTCGCGCTCTCCGGGACCGCCGACGTGCTCCTGGAGGAGACCGGATGA
- a CDS encoding pyridoxamine 5'-phosphate oxidase family protein, translating into MTPDPRSEPGERPGERHIEDLAAARLGVTEQRQLWDAQTECVLTFLQDGLPTGVVMSFQVDEAGHFWFATVEGRRQVRGVDSDPRVAVVVSSIGTDLPGRRMVALRGEAVVHRDREVVMGRVRRLAPRLAPADPDAFVRLLDSPNRVVIEVVPTGVTASHDSTRLAGDGRGGAAAS; encoded by the coding sequence ATGACGCCTGACCCACGGTCGGAACCGGGCGAGCGGCCGGGGGAGAGACACATCGAGGACCTGGCCGCCGCCCGGCTCGGGGTCACCGAGCAGCGGCAGCTGTGGGATGCGCAGACCGAGTGCGTCCTCACCTTCCTCCAGGACGGGCTTCCGACCGGGGTCGTGATGAGCTTCCAGGTCGACGAGGCGGGCCACTTCTGGTTCGCCACCGTCGAGGGGCGGCGCCAGGTGCGCGGGGTCGACTCCGACCCCAGGGTCGCGGTCGTGGTGTCGAGCATCGGCACCGACCTGCCCGGACGCCGGATGGTCGCCCTGCGCGGCGAGGCGGTGGTGCACCGGGACCGCGAGGTGGTGATGGGCCGGGTGCGCAGGCTGGCCCCGAGACTGGCGCCCGCCGACCCCGACGCCTTCGTCAGGCTGCTGGACAGTCCGAACCGGGTGGTGATCGAGGTGGTGCCGACCGGGGTCACCGCCTCGCACGACTCCACCCGCCTCGCCGGCGACGGCCGGGGCGGAGCGGCGGCGTCATGA
- a CDS encoding ABC transporter ATP-binding protein yields MTDTTTVRQRTALLEVRDVAVHFGGVKAVDGITLEMRPGQIYGVLGPNGSGKSTLLGAMTRLTPLTRGRFVLDGKDYTKRPARTVHHMGIARTFQTVRLLEDRSVRDNILLGQDTLPRQQRKEAGARVEEVMERVGVREVAQLRPDELSYGMQRRVEFARAIIGRPRLLLLDEPTAGMNSTERAEIGVLMKQLLEEGITQFIVEHDVQMMVDTCDYLFAMNFGKLIAQGTPQEVVRHPDVQEAYLGKGAARDA; encoded by the coding sequence ATGACTGACACCACCACGGTGCGCCAGAGGACGGCGCTGCTCGAGGTCCGAGACGTCGCGGTGCACTTCGGCGGCGTCAAGGCCGTCGACGGGATCACCCTGGAGATGCGTCCGGGACAGATCTACGGGGTGCTCGGCCCCAACGGCTCCGGCAAGTCCACCCTGCTCGGGGCGATGACCCGGCTGACCCCGCTCACCCGGGGCCGGTTCGTCCTCGACGGCAAGGACTACACCAAGCGTCCGGCGCGGACGGTCCACCACATGGGGATCGCCCGCACGTTCCAGACCGTACGGCTGCTCGAGGACCGCTCGGTCCGCGACAACATCCTGCTCGGCCAGGACACCCTCCCCAGGCAGCAGCGCAAGGAGGCCGGCGCCCGGGTCGAGGAGGTGATGGAGCGCGTGGGCGTCCGCGAGGTCGCCCAGCTGCGCCCCGACGAGCTCTCCTACGGCATGCAGCGCCGCGTCGAGTTCGCCCGCGCGATCATCGGCCGACCGCGGTTGCTGCTGCTCGACGAGCCGACCGCCGGCATGAACAGCACCGAGCGGGCCGAGATCGGGGTGCTGATGAAGCAGTTGCTCGAGGAGGGCATCACCCAGTTCATCGTGGAGCACGACGTGCAGATGATGGTCGACACCTGCGACTACCTGTTCGCGATGAACTTCGGAAAGCTGATCGCCCAGGGGACGCCGCAGGAGGTCGTGCGTCACCCGGACGTCCAGGAGGCCTACTTGGGGAAGGGGGCGGCCCGCGATGCTTGA
- a CDS encoding acyl-CoA thioesterase, producing MTLTHEPSEGRLGFQLAYGDTDTVGIAYFDIYYRWMERCYSTWLYSLGIRSGQMGDDLGVVTVGMSSGCRYVDTVKVFDEIVCQAVADRIGTTSYAVGFEFTRGDHLVTKGQMTFAVRQADDFSKAPIPDRLLKALGELPKPRFEVQV from the coding sequence ATGACGCTCACGCACGAACCGTCCGAGGGGCGCCTCGGCTTTCAGCTCGCCTATGGCGACACCGACACAGTCGGCATCGCCTACTTCGACATCTACTACCGGTGGATGGAGCGCTGCTACTCGACCTGGCTCTACTCCTTGGGGATCCGCAGCGGCCAGATGGGCGACGACCTCGGGGTGGTCACGGTCGGGATGAGCTCGGGTTGCCGATACGTCGACACCGTCAAGGTGTTCGACGAGATCGTCTGCCAAGCGGTGGCCGACAGGATCGGCACGACGTCCTACGCCGTGGGCTTCGAGTTCACCCGGGGTGACCACCTGGTCACCAAGGGTCAGATGACCTTCGCGGTCCGGCAGGCCGACGACTTCAGCAAGGCGCCGATCCCCGACCGGTTGCTCAAGGCGCTGGGCGAGCTGCCGAAGCCTCGGTTCGAGGTCCAGGTGTGA
- a CDS encoding branched-chain amino acid ABC transporter permease, with product MQDLLNAATLGSIYLLFALGMALVWGTIGILNFAHGATFMFSAFVGHMVSKETELPFLGVIGISVLVGAVISSLTQLLAFQPILKRSKSQHAAEMRILIGGIGVAAIPLALAQRETRSSPFGFNSSYKSEVFEVFGLRLTTTSAIIIVAGLAIGIGLTVWLRRSRQGLALRAIGVDAETSAGMGVNRPLLAFSTMAVAGGLAGLAGALLTFHLGAIAPETGDQLVIKAFAIIVLGGLGSMLGTVIGAYVLAGAETFVLVMNWGTWVDAVSFGLIFLILLARPQGLLGRKEVRRT from the coding sequence GTGCAAGACCTGCTGAACGCGGCGACGCTGGGCTCGATCTACCTGCTGTTCGCCCTCGGGATGGCCCTGGTCTGGGGGACCATCGGCATCCTCAACTTCGCCCACGGTGCCACCTTCATGTTCTCGGCCTTCGTCGGCCACATGGTCTCCAAGGAGACCGAGCTGCCCTTCCTCGGCGTCATCGGCATCTCCGTGCTCGTCGGGGCCGTGATCTCCTCGCTCACCCAGCTGCTGGCCTTCCAGCCGATCCTCAAGCGGTCCAAGAGCCAGCACGCGGCCGAGATGCGGATCCTGATCGGGGGCATCGGGGTCGCCGCGATCCCTCTCGCCCTCGCGCAGCGGGAGACCCGCTCGAGCCCGTTCGGGTTCAACAGCAGCTACAAGTCCGAGGTCTTCGAGGTCTTCGGGCTCCGGCTGACCACCACGTCGGCGATCATCATCGTCGCCGGACTGGCGATCGGGATCGGCCTCACCGTCTGGCTCCGCAGGTCGCGCCAGGGCCTGGCCCTGCGCGCCATCGGTGTCGACGCCGAGACCAGCGCCGGGATGGGCGTGAACCGCCCGCTCCTGGCCTTCAGCACGATGGCGGTGGCCGGCGGTCTGGCCGGTCTCGCCGGCGCGCTGCTCACCTTCCACCTCGGGGCCATCGCTCCGGAGACCGGTGACCAGCTGGTCATCAAGGCGTTCGCGATCATCGTGCTCGGTGGCCTCGGCTCGATGCTCGGCACGGTCATCGGCGCCTATGTGCTGGCCGGCGCCGAGACCTTCGTCCTGGTGATGAACTGGGGCACCTGGGTCGACGCGGTCTCCTTCGGGCTCATCTTCCTGATCCTGCTCGCTCGCCCGCAGGGGCTCCTCGGCCGCAAGGAGGTGCGACGTACATGA
- a CDS encoding enoyl-CoA hydratase/isomerase family protein gives MTMSRPSERPSSLPSHLLGYERFRLDSLDSGVLVVTMSRPEKLNAMDQQWFAELTTLMQTVGKDQDTHRAVVLTGEGRAFSAGGDIDMFHGLDGDVHLVRPHLMRVYQAFHAVEKCPVPVIGAVNGIAFGGGAELALACDVAFAAESARFSFKEATVGLQPGYGIVRGPDVIGRSWTRYLALSGRTVDAAKALEIGIVQEVHADDRLLAAALELAQEMAGHSGLAVQVGKAFLNRGTEVGYPESVEAIALLFGTPEHRQAVDAFRARRG, from the coding sequence ATGACCATGTCCCGCCCCAGCGAGCGGCCCAGCAGCCTGCCGAGCCACCTCTTGGGCTATGAGCGGTTCCGTCTGGACTCGCTGGACTCCGGCGTGCTCGTGGTGACCATGTCCCGGCCGGAGAAGCTGAACGCGATGGACCAGCAGTGGTTCGCCGAGCTCACCACGCTGATGCAGACGGTGGGCAAGGACCAGGACACCCACCGCGCCGTCGTGCTGACGGGGGAGGGGCGGGCGTTCTCCGCGGGCGGGGACATCGACATGTTCCACGGGCTCGACGGCGACGTCCATCTGGTCCGGCCGCACCTGATGCGGGTCTACCAGGCGTTCCACGCGGTGGAGAAGTGCCCGGTCCCGGTGATCGGGGCGGTCAACGGGATCGCCTTCGGCGGGGGCGCCGAGCTCGCCTTGGCCTGCGATGTCGCGTTCGCCGCGGAGTCCGCGCGGTTCTCCTTCAAGGAGGCGACGGTGGGGCTGCAGCCGGGCTACGGCATCGTCCGCGGCCCGGACGTGATCGGCCGCTCGTGGACCCGCTACCTGGCCCTGAGCGGCCGGACCGTCGACGCGGCCAAGGCGCTGGAGATCGGGATCGTGCAGGAGGTGCACGCCGACGACCGGCTCCTGGCCGCCGCGCTCGAGCTCGCCCAGGAGATGGCGGGGCACTCCGGCCTCGCGGTCCAGGTCGGCAAGGCGTTCCTCAACCGGGGGACCGAGGTCGGCTACCCCGAGTCGGTGGAGGCGATCGCGCTGCTCTTCGGCACGCCCGAGCACCGGCAGGCGGTAGACGCGTTCCGCGCCCGCCGCGGCTGA
- a CDS encoding branched-chain amino acid ABC transporter permease, translated as MSDWYYMNVVLIQTTLTTLLLALSIQVPLRFGVFSFAGVGAFGVGGYGAAMAMVHLEWSTWPAVLAGTLAAGAAVLVLGLVVQQLSGLYMGMATIAFTLIVSVVAVNGGDATGGAGGLYGALGEITMTHIVLVVLAVVALLQWTEMKGLGRRIDTVREDPELANALGINIAGYRRMSFLVSGLIGGLAGALTTLLRSTITPAEVNFHLVIVALTAIVVGGSRSWIGAMIGAVIFVWLPTVLSFVEEWEKVAYGFIVAAAAIYLPTGVLGVAKDSWHRFRTREERARIAAALQETS; from the coding sequence ATGAGCGACTGGTACTACATGAACGTCGTCCTGATCCAGACGACACTGACCACGCTGCTGCTCGCGCTCAGCATCCAGGTGCCGCTGCGCTTCGGGGTCTTCTCCTTCGCCGGTGTCGGTGCCTTCGGCGTCGGCGGCTACGGCGCCGCGATGGCGATGGTCCACCTCGAGTGGTCCACCTGGCCGGCCGTCCTGGCCGGGACCCTGGCCGCGGGAGCGGCGGTCCTCGTGCTCGGCCTGGTCGTCCAGCAGCTCAGCGGCCTCTACATGGGCATGGCGACGATCGCGTTCACGCTGATCGTCTCCGTGGTCGCGGTCAACGGCGGTGACGCCACCGGCGGTGCCGGTGGGCTCTACGGGGCGCTCGGCGAGATCACCATGACCCACATCGTGCTGGTCGTGCTCGCAGTCGTGGCGCTGCTGCAGTGGACCGAGATGAAGGGCCTGGGCCGACGGATCGACACGGTGCGCGAGGACCCGGAGCTGGCCAACGCGCTCGGCATCAACATCGCCGGCTACCGCCGGATGTCGTTCCTCGTCTCCGGGCTGATCGGTGGACTGGCGGGCGCACTCACCACCCTGCTCCGTTCGACGATCACCCCGGCCGAGGTCAACTTCCACCTGGTCATCGTGGCACTGACCGCGATCGTCGTCGGCGGCTCCCGCTCGTGGATCGGGGCCATGATCGGCGCCGTCATCTTCGTCTGGCTGCCGACCGTCCTGTCGTTCGTCGAGGAGTGGGAGAAGGTCGCCTACGGCTTCATCGTCGCCGCGGCCGCGATCTACCTGCCCACCGGCGTGCTCGGGGTCGCGAAGGACTCCTGGCACCGGTTCCGCACCCGAGAAGAGCGGGCCCGCATCGCGGCCGCTCTGCAAGAGACGAGCTGA
- a CDS encoding ABC transporter ATP-binding protein: protein MLEVTDLHVNYGPVRAVHGVSFAAQSGKITLVLGANGAGKTTSLRAVAGFHRPASGTVTFDGQSLVGTPAHKVVRKGMTLVPEGRKIFFPLTVEENLRIGAYVAPRGGIEKSIEEIYAQFPILGERRSSQAGLLSGGEQQMLAFGRALMSKPRMMLMDEPSMGLAPTMVEQVLTSVRRMADHGIGILMVEQNADAGLRIADDVVVVNRGETVWTGPASEARGNKAIVHAMLGEAALDDA, encoded by the coding sequence ATGCTTGAGGTGACCGACCTGCACGTCAACTACGGTCCGGTCCGGGCCGTCCACGGGGTCTCCTTCGCGGCACAGAGCGGGAAGATCACCCTCGTCCTCGGGGCCAACGGGGCGGGCAAGACCACGAGCCTGAGGGCCGTGGCCGGCTTCCACCGGCCCGCGTCCGGGACCGTGACCTTCGACGGGCAGTCCCTGGTGGGCACCCCGGCGCACAAGGTGGTCCGCAAGGGGATGACGCTGGTCCCGGAGGGGCGGAAGATCTTCTTCCCGCTCACCGTCGAGGAGAACCTCCGGATCGGTGCGTACGTCGCGCCACGCGGCGGAATCGAGAAGAGCATCGAGGAGATCTACGCCCAGTTCCCGATCCTCGGTGAGCGGCGCAGCTCCCAGGCGGGTCTCCTCAGCGGTGGTGAGCAGCAGATGCTCGCGTTCGGCCGGGCGCTGATGTCGAAGCCCCGGATGATGCTGATGGACGAGCCCTCGATGGGGCTCGCGCCCACGATGGTGGAGCAGGTCCTCACCAGCGTCCGGCGGATGGCGGACCACGGGATCGGCATCCTGATGGTCGAGCAGAACGCCGACGCCGGGCTTCGGATCGCCGACGACGTCGTGGTGGTCAACCGCGGCGAGACGGTGTGGACCGGTCCGGCGTCGGAGGCCAGGGGCAACAAGGCGATCGTGCACGCGATGCTCGGCGAGGCGGCCCTGGATGACGCCTGA